CACAATGAACCCTTTTAACTCCACCCAGAAATGTTTTAAAAGGGTAAGCTTCCATAGCTCAGTAGGGAAGATTTACCAGTTCAAATATAAACCATTTATAGGTTACTCACAAGGTTCATTATTAGCAACATACCCATTCAGTTCATTATAAACAATTAACAGTATGAGTAGAGGAAGATAAGCAATTCAACCAAACAGTGCTTTCTCATTCCCACCAAACACGATCAGTAATTACAAATACATTCTACACTACGAGGCACCCTGGTACTTGCTcatcttaaattttataattactaAGAAATTTTTCCTTATCTTCAGGTTCTTCCCGCAGCATGTATGTTTGTAACCCCACAAAGGCTTGAAGCCCTTTTCATCAATAAAAAGTACAAAGTCGGACGTGTACCTCTTCGGGCCTTACAAGCCCACAAAAGCACACAGTctttttcatcattaaaaaatacTAGGTCGTGTGGCTCATGTTCGGGGTCGTACATAGATGAAGCCATGAAACCCACAAGGACAATAAACTTTTAAACAAGTAAAGGAAAAGGTTGTTTGCCCCAAATGTAGACGTTGGAggaccaaacaaaacaatgacTAAATTCAAAAGGAAATTGAAGCGAGTACGATGAAGTGTCCtacaaaaatgtcaaaaattGTTAAGCATCCATCGACAAAATAAGGCCTATTGTTTCACTTCAAGCTGAAAGTACACACAAAAATATCTcagcaataaaaataattccgCCTCCATGCAGgggaaaattgataaaaataagtgattgaaaaataaaactgcTATCCCAGGTCTTAGGAAAAAGGGACAAGTGACCGGCCAAATATGGAGGCCCAACTTTTTATTAACACGAGAAGGATGTAAATGGCAACCGTCTACTCAAGAACACGAAATGAATCTGATCAACATGGGCCAAATTAAGACTAAATAAATATCACTGAAAGAATAAtagaggaaggagaaaaattaACAGCATGGACATCACacatggtttttcttttttctttttttcttctgagTTAAGCGATGGGATTCCTTTATATGATCTCCTGATTTCGTCCATAGAAGGATGTGTGGGCAGACCAGCAATTTTAAAAGCCAGTTAACTCAGCCATGATATGAAGTCAGCCGGGTGCAAGATTTTAATGAATtaacattttattaataaaatgaaagaaaaaaatggaaagatttTCGAAGTCAACTAGTTCTGTAAGAAAAGGGGGAAAAGAGTAGGGGACTCTCAAATTGATAACTCATAGTTGAACAGACCACATGCTGCAATGCAGCCAAAATATGTCAAATGACAGTGGACAGACACTATGAAAACACAGGTAAAATTTCGCTCTCATTCTGATGCTCACACACTGAAACACTCAGAACACTAACAACAGAGTTAATAAACATAACCATATTCCACGCAAAAGCTTGGCTGCCTCTTCACCTCATGTCTCTGCTTGATTGGGTTTATTACACCACACTTTCATTCAGGCGTGCAGCTGCAGCTACAGATGATGCCACTCCACCTGGATGCGTGGCCAAATTCGGGTTGTTCCGCATCTCCGCACTCATCACTCCTTCGGCATCCTGGCGCGTTACAGCTTTATCCGCCGGCAGTCTCGCCGTCGCATTCTGCCACGAAATATCACGCCTCCATATCAAAACAATTATACGACATGacttcccaccaatcaattgaattgatatattttaggGAACTCACCGATAAAACATCAGTAAGCTTAATCTTGTCCTCGTCTCGAGTCAGGCCGGTGTTCATAGATGCTGCGGACTGAGCTGCAGCGGCAACCCCAGTTGGGCTTATGATAGTACTGCCGGTTGCTCTCACCTCTGCTGCTTGGATTGCCGCCGAATCACTTTGGTCCACTGGCTTATTACCGGCAGTTTGTGCAGTTGCTTCCAGTGCTTCACCTATAGTTATCGCAGCCTGTCTCGCCGTTACCGTCGGGTTCATCTGCGACACAGGCGTCGGTTCAACATACTGTCCAAGAACCtagcaaaaacaaagaaagaagttCAACAAACATAACGCTTATGTAGTAGTTGTGTATGAAAATGGGACAATAAAGAGAAACCTGTCCTGCAACCGATTCGGTGATGATACGTCGACCGGGGACATCAGTCTCAGTAACGGTGACCCCTTCATCTCCGGCTGCATTAGTGATATCGGTATGACCGACAAGACCAGCTCTCTCGTTGCGGGTGGCGGCAGATTGCATGGTGGCGGCTGGGCCACCCTTCTGGGTCTGTCCAAGCACCGCAGTCTCAGCGGACTGCATCAGAGCAGCATCTTGAGGTGCAACTGGTTTATCTGCTAGGCTTCCCGCCACTGGAAAAACGTCCCCGTACTTTATTGGCTCTTGGTCGGACTGAGGTCGTCGTGGCTGTTCCTGACTCATCTTCTTCTTACGCTAAGAATGTTCGGTTTGAGTTTGGGGAATTGGATGTATGGAGAGAGGCTATAAAAGAGCGGGCAGGGTAAGTAAGGCGGTGCCACGTTGCAGTATGCAGACACGTTTCAAGAAAAGGAGAAAGTCAGTTGTCGACGTGGGTGTAGGTGTCAAGTGGAGAGGGATTGGGCGAAACATCAATAAGCTTGGGCCTTGCATCCCACACGTTGCAACTTGTTTGATTGGTTTCACCGCCTCTGAGTTTTAGCGctgatgataatgataaattataattttgagtttatttttactttaatttaattttgattatcttaataaaagtaaataaaataaa
This region of Vitis vinifera cultivar Pinot Noir 40024 chromosome 5, ASM3070453v1 genomic DNA includes:
- the LOC100266502 gene encoding late embryogenesis abundant protein D-34, which produces MSQEQPRRPQSDQEPIKYGDVFPVAGSLADKPVAPQDAALMQSAETAVLGQTQKGGPAATMQSAATRNERAGLVGHTDITNAAGDEGVTVTETDVPGRRIITESVAGQVLGQYVEPTPVSQMNPTVTARQAAITIGEALEATAQTAGNKPVDQSDSAAIQAAEVRATGSTIISPTGVAAAAQSAASMNTGLTRDEDKIKLTDVLSNATARLPADKAVTRQDAEGVMSAEMRNNPNLATHPGGVASSVAAAARLNESVV